From the Priestia koreensis genome, one window contains:
- the greA gene encoding transcription elongation factor GreA → MATEKVFPMTKEGKEKLEQELEYLKSVKRKEVVERIKTARGFGDLSENSEYDAAKDEQAFVEARIATLENMIRNAKIIEEDAENSSVVSLGKSVTFVELPDGDEETYTIVGSAEADPFEGKISNDSPIAKSLMGKQIGDEVVVQTPGGEMSVKIVTIK, encoded by the coding sequence ATGGCAACAGAAAAAGTATTTCCAATGACTAAAGAAGGTAAAGAAAAGTTAGAGCAAGAGCTTGAATACTTAAAATCCGTAAAACGTAAAGAAGTGGTTGAGCGTATTAAAACAGCTCGCGGCTTCGGAGACTTATCCGAGAACTCTGAGTATGATGCAGCGAAGGACGAGCAGGCATTTGTAGAAGCTCGTATCGCAACGCTTGAAAATATGATTCGTAACGCTAAAATTATTGAAGAGGATGCAGAAAACTCATCTGTAGTATCTCTTGGAAAATCTGTTACGTTCGTAGAGCTTCCAGATGGTGATGAAGAAACATACACAATCGTCGGTAGTGCAGAAGCAGATCCGTTTGAAGGAAAGATTTCAAATGACTCTCCAATTGCGAAAAGCTTAATGGGCAAACAAATTGGCGATGAAGTAGTTGTTCAAACGCCAGGCGGAGAAATGAGTGTAAAAATCGTTACGATTAAATAA
- the udk gene encoding uridine kinase — protein sequence MGNKKPVVIGIAGGSGSGKTTVTKAIYEYFKGHSILLLEQDYYYKDQSHLPFEERLQTNYDHPLAFDNDLLIEHLQSLVEYESINKPVYDYTLHTRSQDVIPQEAKDVIILEGILVLEDERLRDLMDIKLYVDTDADLRIIRRMLRDIKERGRTLESVVDQYVTVVRPMHNQFIEPTKRYADIIIPEGGQNHVAIDLMVTKIQTILEQNAIL from the coding sequence ATGGGGAATAAAAAGCCTGTTGTAATCGGAATTGCTGGTGGTTCTGGTTCTGGAAAAACGACTGTAACAAAAGCCATTTATGAATATTTTAAAGGTCACTCAATTTTGCTTTTAGAGCAAGATTACTACTACAAGGATCAAAGTCATTTGCCGTTCGAAGAGCGTCTGCAAACGAACTATGATCATCCGCTTGCGTTTGATAATGATCTCTTAATCGAGCATCTTCAAAGCCTTGTGGAGTATGAATCCATTAACAAGCCTGTGTATGACTACACGCTACACACGCGTTCACAAGATGTGATTCCGCAAGAAGCAAAGGACGTTATTATATTAGAAGGCATTTTAGTATTAGAAGATGAGCGTCTTCGTGATTTAATGGATATTAAATTGTATGTTGATACAGATGCAGATCTTCGCATTATTCGCCGTATGCTTCGTGACATTAAAGAGCGCGGACGTACGCTTGAATCTGTAGTGGATCAATACGTGACGGTTGTACGTCCAATGCACAATCAGTTCATTGAACCAACAAAACGCTATGCGGATATTATTATTCCAGAAGGTGGACAAAACCACGTAGCGATCGACCTGATGGTTACGAAAATACAAACAATTCTTGAACAAAACGCCATTTTGTAA
- a CDS encoding peptidase U32 family protein — translation MAVQIDAVVDGKRVITKKPELLAPAGNLEKLKVAVHYGADAVFIGGREYGLRSNADNFSQEEMAEGVQFANKYGARIYVTTNIFAHNENIDGLEEYLEGLQEAGVAGIIVADPLIIETARRVAPKLEVHLSTQQSLSNWKAVQFWKEEGLERVVLARETGAEEIRLMKEKVDIEIETFIHGAMCIAYSGRCVLSNHMTARDSNRGGCCQSCRWDYDLFKVEDGKNEVALFDDEDAAFAMSPKDLNLIQSIPQMIELGIDSLKVEGRMKSIHYIATVVSVYRKVIDAYCADPDNFVIQKEWLDELDKCANRDTAPAFFEGVPGVQEQMFGNHSKKTTYDFTGLVLDYNEDTQIITLQQRNYFKQGDKVEFFGPEIENFTQVIDKIWDEGGNELDAARHPLQIVRFKVDQPLFPYNMMRKGL, via the coding sequence ATGGCAGTACAAATTGATGCTGTAGTAGATGGAAAACGCGTGATTACGAAAAAGCCTGAGCTATTAGCACCAGCGGGAAATCTCGAAAAGTTAAAAGTTGCTGTTCACTACGGAGCAGATGCTGTCTTCATCGGAGGACGTGAATATGGACTGCGCTCAAATGCCGATAACTTCTCTCAAGAGGAAATGGCTGAAGGCGTGCAATTTGCGAACAAATATGGAGCGAGAATTTACGTAACAACGAACATCTTTGCTCATAACGAAAATATTGACGGCCTAGAAGAGTATTTAGAAGGACTTCAAGAAGCTGGTGTGGCAGGGATTATCGTAGCGGACCCACTCATTATTGAAACGGCTCGCCGCGTTGCACCGAAACTTGAAGTGCATTTAAGCACACAGCAATCCCTTTCAAACTGGAAAGCCGTGCAGTTCTGGAAAGAAGAGGGCTTGGAGCGTGTTGTACTTGCACGTGAAACAGGGGCGGAAGAAATTCGCCTAATGAAAGAAAAAGTGGACATTGAAATTGAAACGTTCATTCACGGTGCAATGTGTATTGCCTACTCAGGTCGCTGTGTTTTAAGTAATCATATGACGGCTCGTGACTCAAACCGAGGTGGTTGCTGTCAATCATGTCGCTGGGATTATGACCTCTTCAAAGTCGAAGACGGGAAAAATGAAGTAGCGCTTTTCGATGACGAAGATGCTGCATTTGCTATGAGCCCGAAAGACTTAAATCTTATTCAGTCTATACCACAAATGATCGAGCTTGGAATTGACAGCCTTAAAGTTGAGGGGCGTATGAAATCCATTCATTACATCGCAACAGTTGTAAGCGTGTATCGTAAAGTAATTGACGCTTATTGTGCGGACCCGGACAACTTTGTTATTCAAAAGGAATGGCTAGATGAGCTTGATAAATGTGCGAACCGTGATACTGCTCCTGCTTTCTTTGAAGGTGTACCAGGCGTACAAGAGCAAATGTTTGGAAATCATAGCAAAAAAACAACGTATGATTTCACTGGTTTAGTTCTAGACTACAATGAAGATACACAAATAATTACCCTTCAACAGCGTAATTATTTCAAACAAGGAGACAAAGTAGAGTTTTTCGGTCCGGAAATCGAAAACTTTACGCAAGTAATTGATAAAATCTGGGATGAAGGTGGAAACGAATTAGATGCAGCGCGTCATCCGTTACAAATTGTTCGCTTCAAGGTAGATCAACCTCTTTTCCCTTATAACATGATGCGAAAGGGGCTATAA